In one Nitrospirota bacterium genomic region, the following are encoded:
- a CDS encoding roadblock/LC7 domain-containing protein: MNFSEVLKEATDRVDGAVAAMILASDGIPVEEYVVERLLDFSVLSAEASALMKDIETASRDLQLGQAREFLLIADVCGIIMRRITEDYYLALVVKPDGNYGKARYVLRMTVPQIEKEF; encoded by the coding sequence ATGAATTTTTCGGAAGTTCTTAAAGAGGCAACTGACAGGGTTGACGGGGCTGTAGCGGCGATGATACTTGCCTCGGACGGTATTCCTGTTGAGGAATACGTGGTGGAGAGGCTGCTTGATTTCAGTGTCCTTTCTGCTGAGGCCTCAGCATTGATGAAGGATATTGAGACGGCATCCCGGGATCTGCAGCTTGGGCAGGCCAGGGAGTTTCTGCTTATAGCTGACGTCTGTGGAATTATAATGAGAAGGATTACAGAGGACTATTATCTTGCCCTTGTTGTGAAGCCTGATGGTAATTACGGTAAGGCAAGATATGTGCTGAGAA
- a CDS encoding tetratricopeptide repeat protein, protein MALEDIEKLKARLEKDPSSKLFVPLAEEYRKAGMYDEAIEVLLEELHKQPAYTTARVSLGKIYLERGQTEKARGEFEKVIAAVPDNLFAQKKLAEIYNSAGDTEKAAVCLRKVLEINPHDDEARQTLEILTGSARKSPEEQPFYVEPEPVETFEVPDTGRSEDVSEDIEVAGTIGAAGFEEYRQFGEIVTEEVQETAGDDSPMFAMPDEVKSEEPFAGITDDSAFSFDDMLDGLTDSAGKPASSEVDALLREADGYIDAGRYMKAVEIFQGVLDTDPDNSKVRQRVEELKYYLKMIGKDTGSLVGRLEGFYEGLRNRGDEFFGSS, encoded by the coding sequence ATGGCACTGGAAGATATCGAAAAATTAAAGGCAAGGCTTGAAAAGGATCCCAGCTCTAAACTCTTTGTCCCCCTTGCTGAGGAATACCGTAAGGCAGGTATGTATGATGAAGCCATTGAAGTGCTTCTCGAGGAACTGCATAAACAGCCTGCGTACACGACGGCAAGGGTATCGCTTGGGAAGATATATCTCGAGAGAGGTCAGACAGAGAAGGCCAGAGGAGAGTTTGAAAAGGTTATTGCAGCAGTTCCTGACAACCTGTTTGCCCAGAAAAAACTTGCTGAAATCTATAACTCGGCCGGAGATACTGAAAAGGCGGCCGTTTGCCTTCGAAAGGTACTTGAGATAAATCCCCATGATGATGAGGCAAGGCAGACCCTTGAAATATTGACTGGTTCGGCCCGGAAATCACCGGAGGAACAACCTTTTTACGTTGAGCCGGAACCTGTGGAGACATTTGAAGTTCCTGATACCGGAAGATCGGAAGATGTTTCTGAAGATATCGAGGTTGCCGGGACGATAGGGGCTGCCGGCTTTGAAGAATACAGGCAGTTCGGTGAGATTGTTACTGAAGAGGTACAGGAGACGGCAGGGGATGATTCACCCATGTTTGCCATGCCTGATGAAGTCAAGTCAGAGGAGCCTTTTGCGGGTATTACAGATGATTCAGCTTTTAGTTTTGATGATATGCTGGATGGTTTAACCGATTCCGCAGGGAAACCCGCCTCATCAGAGGTTGATGCACTCCTTAGGGAGGCTGATGGATACATAGACGCAGGCCGGTATATGAAGGCTGTTGAGATATTTCAAGGTGTACTGGATACAGACCCTGACAACAGTAAAGTAAGACAGAGGGTGGAAGAGTTGAAATATTATCTGAAAATGATAGGAAAGGATACAGGGTCTCTCGTGGGGCGGCTTGAAGGCTTTTACGAGGGACTCAGGAATAGAGGGGATGAATTTTTCGGAAGTTCTTAA
- the coaBC gene encoding bifunctional phosphopantothenoylcysteine decarboxylase/phosphopantothenate--cysteine ligase CoaBC gives MKPSSLKNRHVILAVTGGIAVYKTAELVRRLRSEEAEVTVVMTESSQRFITPLTLESLSGNKVCTDIFSEPMAHINLPESADLFVVAPATANIIGKFASGIADDMVSLTLLAFRGPVIFAPAMNWRMYEHPVVQRNIKTLKDLGFHEIEPEEGELACGEYGVGRMADVGRIIEAAKGCLTKKDLDGLKVLVVAGPTREYIDPVRFISNRSSGRMGYALARVAMERGADVTLVSGPVSVEPPMGAKVVRVETSDEMLEAVKKNVGGVDILVMAAAVADFVPDDYSPVKREKGESFALRLRPAPDIVKAVSGMRTRPFIVGFSAETGPNIAKAKKKLREKGMDFIVFNDVTLEGAGFDSDTNKISIIDKDGVADYPLMSKEGCAEIIFDHYLRHSK, from the coding sequence ATGAAGCCTTCGAGCCTGAAGAATAGACATGTCATACTTGCGGTTACCGGTGGTATTGCTGTTTACAAGACCGCAGAGCTTGTAAGAAGATTAAGGTCGGAAGAAGCTGAAGTTACCGTTGTGATGACGGAATCATCACAACGGTTTATTACCCCGCTTACTCTCGAGAGTCTCTCGGGAAACAAGGTCTGCACGGATATTTTCTCAGAGCCCATGGCTCATATAAACCTGCCTGAAAGCGCCGACCTCTTTGTAGTCGCCCCTGCAACGGCCAATATCATCGGAAAGTTTGCATCAGGAATCGCTGATGATATGGTTTCTCTCACCTTGCTTGCATTCAGGGGGCCGGTAATATTTGCTCCGGCAATGAACTGGAGGATGTATGAACACCCTGTTGTTCAAAGGAATATCAAAACCCTCAAGGATTTGGGATTCCATGAGATAGAACCTGAAGAGGGAGAGCTTGCCTGTGGTGAATACGGCGTGGGCAGGATGGCAGATGTTGGACGCATAATTGAGGCTGCAAAAGGTTGTCTGACCAAAAAAGACCTTGACGGGCTTAAGGTGCTTGTGGTTGCAGGTCCTACAAGGGAGTATATTGACCCTGTCCGTTTCATATCAAACCGTTCCTCAGGCAGGATGGGGTATGCCCTTGCCAGGGTGGCCATGGAACGTGGTGCTGATGTTACACTCGTAAGTGGGCCTGTCTCCGTTGAACCACCCATGGGAGCAAAGGTGGTAAGGGTAGAGACCTCAGATGAGATGCTTGAGGCAGTGAAGAAGAATGTCGGGGGAGTTGATATCCTGGTGATGGCTGCAGCAGTGGCTGATTTCGTGCCGGATGATTATTCGCCTGTTAAAAGAGAAAAGGGGGAGTCCTTTGCCCTCAGGCTGAGACCTGCTCCGGATATCGTGAAGGCTGTATCAGGTATGAGGACACGGCCTTTTATTGTGGGTTTCTCTGCCGAGACCGGTCCGAATATTGCAAAAGCAAAGAAAAAACTCAGGGAAAAGGGGATGGACTTTATTGTATTTAATGATGTAACCTTAGAGGGAGCCGGGTTTGACTCTGATACAAACAAGATCAGTATTATTGACAAAGACGGTGTTGCTGATTATCCCCTGATGAGCAAAGAGGGTTGTGCAGAGATAATATTTGACCACTACCTGAGACATTCAAAGTAA